The following proteins are co-located in the Mesorhizobium australicum WSM2073 genome:
- a CDS encoding acetyl-CoA carboxylase carboxyltransferase subunit alpha: MYNYLDFEKPVQDLELKILELKKLAENGEAVDVADEITRLEKRSRDALRELYKALTPWQKVQVARHSDRPHCIDYIKGLFSDFTPLAGDRNFGEDQAIVGGFARFRGEPIAILGQEKGSDTASRLKHNFGSVRPEGYRKAVRLMELADRFKIPLLTLVDTAGAYPGVGAEERGQAEAIARSTSACLGLKVPSISVVIGEGGSGGAIAIATANRVYMLEHAIYSVISPEGAASILWRDTTRSKDAATNMKITAQDLLELKVIDAIIPEPMGGAQRAPETVIAATGDLIAKTMKEFAGANIDFREQRREKYLAIGRSL, translated from the coding sequence ATGTACAATTACCTCGATTTCGAAAAGCCGGTGCAGGATCTTGAGCTCAAGATCCTCGAGCTCAAGAAGCTTGCTGAGAACGGCGAGGCGGTCGATGTCGCCGATGAGATCACCAGGCTCGAGAAGCGCTCGCGCGACGCGCTGCGCGAACTCTACAAGGCGCTGACGCCGTGGCAGAAGGTGCAGGTGGCGCGCCACTCCGACCGGCCGCACTGCATCGACTACATCAAGGGCCTGTTCAGCGACTTCACGCCACTCGCCGGCGACCGCAATTTCGGCGAGGACCAGGCGATCGTCGGCGGCTTTGCCCGTTTCCGCGGCGAGCCCATCGCGATTCTCGGCCAGGAAAAGGGTTCGGACACGGCGAGCCGCCTGAAGCACAATTTCGGTTCGGTGCGCCCCGAAGGCTATCGCAAGGCGGTGCGGCTGATGGAACTGGCCGACCGTTTCAAGATCCCGCTTTTGACACTGGTCGACACGGCCGGCGCCTATCCCGGCGTTGGCGCCGAGGAGCGCGGCCAGGCCGAAGCCATTGCCCGATCGACCTCGGCCTGCCTTGGCCTGAAAGTACCGTCCATCTCGGTGGTCATCGGCGAAGGCGGTTCGGGCGGCGCCATCGCGATTGCCACCGCCAACCGCGTCTACATGCTCGAACACGCCATCTATTCGGTGATTTCGCCCGAGGGTGCCGCCTCCATCCTGTGGCGCGACACGACGCGCTCCAAGGACGCGGCGACCAACATGAAGATCACCGCGCAGGATCTTTTGGAACTGAAGGTCATCGACGCCATCATCCCCGAGCCGATGGGCGGCGCCCAGCGCGCGCCCGAAACGGTGATTGCCGCGACCGGCGATCTCATCGCCAAGACGATGAAGGAATTCGCCGGCGCCAACATCGATTTCCGCGAACAGCGCCGCGAGAAATACCTGGCGATAGGCCGCAGCCTCTGA
- a CDS encoding site-specific tyrosine recombinase XerD — protein MNSAARIEAFLEMMSAERGAAENTLSSYRRDLEDASGGIDGGLARAGAADIRAYLDDIAARGFAPTSQARKLSAIRQFFKFLYAEGLRADDPTGTLDSPKKGRPLPKTMSEAETGRLIDRAAQEAGDAGLGHADRLAALRLHALVEVLYATGLRVSELVGLPVTVAQRDDRFFMVRGKGDKERMVPLSAKARAAMRSWLDARAKLPAFANSPFLFPAASDSGYLSRQVFARDLKGLAARAGIASAKISPHVLRHAFASHLLQNGADLRAVQQLLGHADISTTQIYTHVLEERLVRLVNDHHPLAD, from the coding sequence ATGAACAGCGCCGCTCGCATCGAGGCCTTCCTGGAAATGATGAGCGCCGAGCGGGGAGCGGCGGAGAACACGCTTTCCTCCTATCGCCGCGATCTCGAGGATGCTTCCGGCGGGATCGATGGCGGACTTGCCCGCGCCGGCGCCGCCGACATCAGGGCCTATCTCGACGATATCGCCGCGCGCGGCTTCGCGCCGACCTCGCAGGCGCGCAAACTGTCGGCGATCCGCCAGTTCTTCAAGTTCCTCTACGCCGAGGGCCTGCGCGCGGATGACCCCACCGGCACGCTGGACAGCCCGAAAAAAGGCCGTCCGCTGCCCAAGACGATGAGCGAGGCCGAAACCGGCCGGCTGATCGATCGCGCCGCGCAGGAAGCCGGCGATGCCGGGCTCGGTCACGCCGACAGGCTGGCGGCCTTGCGCCTGCATGCGCTGGTCGAAGTGCTCTACGCCACCGGACTGCGCGTTTCCGAGCTGGTCGGCCTGCCGGTGACGGTGGCGCAGCGCGATGACCGTTTCTTCATGGTACGCGGCAAGGGCGACAAGGAACGCATGGTGCCGCTGTCGGCCAAGGCGCGTGCGGCGATGCGGAGCTGGCTTGACGCCCGGGCCAAGCTGCCCGCTTTCGCCAACAGCCCGTTCCTGTTTCCGGCGGCATCCGACAGCGGCTATCTCTCGCGCCAGGTCTTTGCCCGTGACCTGAAAGGATTGGCCGCGCGCGCCGGCATCGCCTCGGCCAAGATCTCGCCGCACGTGCTGCGCCATGCTTTCGCCAGCCATCTCCTGCAGAACGGCGCCGACCTGAGAGCCGTTCAGCAACTGCTTGGCCATGCCGACATATCGACGACACAGATTTACACCCATGTGCTGGAAGAGCGGCTGGTGCGGCTGGTCAACGATCATCATCCGCTTGCCGACTAG
- a CDS encoding shikimate kinase has product MNALQANPPGETHAALLGRLGSRSIVFVGLMGAGKTAIGRKVATMLSLPFIDSDQEIESVSRMTVPELFERYGETEFRALEQRVILRVLENGPQVLSTGGGAFMNAQTREAIAAHGVSVWLKAELDLLMDRVSKKQNRPLLKSADPRAVLERLMAERYPVYATSDVTVPTRDDRKEVIAAEVIEALCLHFGIDAIAATGEVES; this is encoded by the coding sequence ATGAACGCGCTACAGGCAAATCCCCCAGGCGAGACCCATGCCGCGCTGCTTGGCCGGCTGGGCAGCCGGTCCATCGTCTTTGTCGGGCTGATGGGCGCCGGCAAGACGGCGATCGGCCGCAAGGTGGCGACAATGCTTTCGCTGCCCTTCATCGACAGCGACCAGGAGATCGAAAGCGTGTCGCGGATGACGGTTCCGGAGCTGTTCGAGCGCTATGGCGAAACCGAGTTCAGGGCCCTGGAACAGCGTGTCATCCTGCGCGTGCTGGAAAACGGCCCGCAGGTTCTGTCGACCGGCGGCGGTGCCTTCATGAACGCGCAGACGCGCGAGGCCATCGCCGCCCATGGCGTCTCGGTTTGGCTGAAGGCCGAGCTCGACCTTCTGATGGACCGCGTTTCCAAGAAGCAGAACCGGCCGCTCTTGAAAAGCGCCGATCCCCGCGCCGTGCTGGAGCGGCTGATGGCGGAACGCTATCCGGTCTATGCGACCTCTGACGTCACCGTGCCGACCCGCGACGATCGCAAGGAGGTCATCGCGGCCGAGGTAATCGAGGCGCTCTGCCTGCATTTCGGCATCGATGCGATAGCCGCGACGGGCGAGGTCGAATCATGA
- the aroB gene encoding 3-dehydroquinate synthase, translated as MSADQPVTVEVGLGDRAYDILIGSGLLSRAGAEISRRLPGTRAAVVTDENVAAAHLDTLRTGLEKSGIQPAIITMPPGEKTKSFAHLEAVVDGLLAARLERGDVVIALGGGVIGDLTGFAAGIVRRGMNFVQVPTSLLAQVDSSVGGKTGINSPRGKNLVGVFLQPKLVLADTEVLDTLPIREFRAGYAELAKYGLIDRPDFFAWLETNWEKVFAGGPERVEAIAEACRAKADVVARDEFETGDRALLNLGHTFGHALEAATQYDGTRLVHGEGVAIGMALAYRFSSRLNLASPDDAARVEAHLRAVGLPWRMADIPGDLPDADALLSFITQDKKVSRGALTFILTRGIGEAFIAKDVPASEVLAFLRENHPGNGKAG; from the coding sequence ATGAGCGCGGATCAGCCAGTCACAGTCGAGGTCGGTCTGGGCGACCGCGCCTACGACATATTGATCGGCTCCGGCCTGCTGTCGCGTGCCGGCGCTGAGATTTCGCGCCGGCTGCCGGGCACGCGCGCCGCTGTGGTGACCGACGAGAACGTCGCCGCCGCGCATCTCGATACGCTGAGGACCGGGCTCGAGAAGAGTGGCATCCAGCCCGCGATCATCACGATGCCGCCCGGCGAAAAAACCAAGAGCTTTGCCCATCTCGAGGCGGTTGTCGACGGCCTCCTGGCCGCCAGGCTGGAGCGCGGCGACGTCGTCATCGCGCTTGGCGGCGGCGTCATCGGCGATCTCACCGGTTTTGCCGCCGGGATCGTGCGGCGCGGCATGAATTTCGTGCAGGTTCCGACATCGCTTCTGGCGCAGGTCGATTCCTCGGTCGGCGGCAAGACCGGCATCAACAGCCCGCGCGGCAAGAACCTCGTCGGCGTCTTCCTCCAGCCCAAGCTGGTGCTGGCCGATACCGAAGTGCTCGACACGCTGCCGATCCGCGAATTTCGCGCCGGCTATGCCGAGCTTGCCAAATACGGGCTGATCGACCGGCCGGATTTCTTCGCCTGGCTGGAAACGAATTGGGAAAAGGTGTTCGCCGGCGGACCGGAGCGGGTCGAGGCCATTGCCGAAGCCTGCCGTGCCAAGGCCGATGTCGTTGCCCGCGACGAGTTCGAGACCGGCGACCGCGCTCTGCTCAACCTCGGCCATACGTTCGGGCACGCGCTCGAAGCCGCCACGCAGTATGACGGGACGCGCCTCGTCCACGGCGAGGGGGTCGCCATCGGCATGGCGCTGGCGTACCGGTTCTCCTCTCGGCTCAATCTCGCCAGCCCCGACGACGCGGCCCGCGTCGAGGCGCATCTGCGTGCCGTCGGGCTGCCGTGGCGGATGGCCGACATTCCGGGCGACTTGCCCGATGCGGATGCGCTGCTTTCATTCATCACGCAGGACAAGAAAGTGTCGCGCGGCGCGCTGACCTTCATTCTGACGCGCGGCATCGGCGAGGCCTTCATCGCCAAGGATGTGCCGGCCTCGGAAGTGCTGGCGTTCCTCAGGGAAAACCATCCAGGCAACGGGAAAGCCGGCTGA
- a CDS encoding HlyC/CorC family transporter — MDTGWVVFAVLAILVILVVAVRTRLLAMFGYELSRIEPQRSSQDELRGAVDDFRRDGQVVREDRDRIGGLFDLEELEVSDVMVHRTNMRSVNADNAPEAVVREILQSPHTRMPLWKGSLDNIVGVLHAKDLLRALNEVGNDFSRIDVMKIASKPWFVPDTTTLQEQLNAFLRRKTHFAVVVDEYGEVEGLVTLEDIIEEIVGEIADEHDVDIQGVKQEADGSVVVEGTVPIRDLNRALDWNLPDEEATTIAGLVIHEAQSIPEEKQAFTFHGKRFVVMKRDKNRIARVRIRPAGDS, encoded by the coding sequence ATGGACACTGGCTGGGTCGTCTTCGCCGTTCTTGCCATCCTCGTCATCCTGGTCGTTGCCGTGCGCACCCGCCTGCTTGCCATGTTCGGCTATGAACTGTCGCGCATCGAGCCGCAGCGGTCGAGCCAGGACGAATTGCGCGGCGCGGTCGACGATTTCCGCCGCGACGGCCAGGTGGTGCGTGAGGATCGCGACCGCATCGGCGGCCTGTTCGACCTCGAAGAGCTCGAAGTTTCCGACGTCATGGTCCACCGCACGAATATGCGCTCGGTCAATGCCGACAATGCGCCGGAAGCGGTGGTGCGCGAGATCCTGCAGAGCCCGCACACCCGCATGCCGCTTTGGAAAGGTTCACTCGACAACATCGTCGGCGTGCTGCACGCCAAGGATCTGCTGCGCGCGCTGAACGAAGTCGGCAATGATTTCTCGCGGATCGACGTGATGAAGATCGCGTCAAAACCGTGGTTCGTGCCCGACACCACGACCTTGCAGGAACAGCTCAACGCCTTCCTGCGCCGCAAGACGCATTTTGCCGTCGTCGTCGATGAATATGGTGAGGTCGAAGGGCTGGTGACGCTGGAGGACATTATCGAGGAGATCGTCGGCGAGATCGCCGACGAGCACGATGTCGACATCCAGGGCGTCAAGCAGGAGGCGGACGGCTCCGTCGTCGTCGAAGGCACGGTGCCGATCCGCGACCTCAACCGGGCGCTCGACTGGAACCTGCCGGACGAAGAGGCGACGACCATCGCCGGCCTCGTCATCCACGAGGCGCAATCGATCCCCGAGGAGAAGCAGGCTTTTACCTTCCACGGCAAGCGCTTCGTCGTCATGAAACGCGACAAGAACCGGATTGCCAGGGTCAGGATCCGGCCGGCCGGCGACAGTTAA
- a CDS encoding alpha/beta hydrolase: MTIDRRTLLLASVAALLPTGTRAARDTPSAETVDYGPAKLDIYAPDGAKDLPVVFFVHGGAWRTGKRSQVNAKPAFLLANGFCFVSIDYRMLPQADVATQAGDVEKAYAYVRTNIAQHGGDPNRIVGMGHSAGCHLIALTGMRGGLPGVAGLLLDDTRAYDLAALAGSGGMVRAYSRVFSDPSQWAALSPASYVDGRKHPPTFIAYSRADGRGKQSTAFAERLRASGTEVTLFDGTAYTHMSINRDFGEDGDALTAAALAFLKSTVG; the protein is encoded by the coding sequence ATGACGATCGATCGGCGAACCTTGCTCCTGGCCTCGGTGGCTGCCTTGTTGCCAACCGGCACGAGAGCGGCGCGAGATACGCCATCCGCCGAAACTGTCGACTACGGTCCGGCCAAGCTCGATATCTATGCGCCCGATGGCGCGAAAGACCTGCCAGTGGTCTTCTTCGTCCATGGCGGCGCCTGGCGGACCGGCAAACGCAGCCAGGTGAACGCCAAGCCGGCCTTCCTGCTTGCCAACGGCTTCTGCTTCGTCTCCATCGACTACCGCATGCTGCCGCAGGCTGATGTCGCCACCCAGGCGGGCGACGTGGAAAAGGCCTATGCGTATGTCAGGACCAACATCGCCCAACATGGTGGCGATCCCAACCGCATCGTCGGCATGGGGCATTCGGCCGGCTGCCATCTGATCGCCCTGACCGGCATGCGCGGCGGATTGCCCGGCGTCGCTGGCCTGCTTCTCGACGATACAAGGGCTTACGATCTCGCCGCCCTTGCCGGAAGTGGCGGCATGGTGCGGGCCTATTCGCGTGTCTTTTCCGATCCTTCGCAGTGGGCGGCACTGTCACCGGCGAGCTATGTCGATGGCCGCAAGCATCCGCCGACCTTCATCGCCTATTCCCGCGCCGACGGTCGCGGCAAGCAGTCCACGGCCTTTGCCGAGCGCCTGCGCGCCAGCGGCACCGAGGTGACGCTGTTCGACGGCACCGCCTATACGCACATGTCGATCAACCGCGATTTCGGCGAGGACGGCGACGCGCTGACCGCTGCCGCGCTGGCGTTCCTGAAATCGACGGTCGGTTGA
- a CDS encoding SpoVR family protein codes for MARTASKPGLLFSGSDWDFQKLSHAYEAIAAIAIEELKLDTYPVQMEIISSQQMLDAYSSVGMPLMYRHWSFGKHFLYQDFLYRKGGRGLAYELVINSNPCIVYLMEENTMALQALVTAHAALGHNHFFKNNHLFRQWTDAGGILSYLEFAKGYIARCEERHGLSAVESILDCAHALMEQGVFRYHRPPKLSSERQREGLRERLEYEERSYNDLWRTLPPSQDSSKTEKKDEGLAERKKSLNLPEENLLYFLEKNSLVLEPWQREIIRIVRIVAQYFYPQRQTQVMNEGCATFVHYTLMNALFDHGQISEGAMLEVLRNHSNVIFQPAFDDPRFSGINPYALGLDMMQDIQRISTAPTAEDRDWFPDIAGRGDWRDVLLDAWANHRDESFIRQHLSPALIRKWRMFVLADQADDAHYEVASIHNERGYQKIRAALAQSYDIGASRPDIQVVDVDLLGNRHLRLQHKVKEGVLLDSGSRDATLRHVRSLWGYEVSLASVDAETGATLSERSSNDF; via the coding sequence ATGGCCAGGACAGCCAGCAAACCGGGTTTGCTCTTTTCCGGATCCGACTGGGATTTCCAGAAATTGTCGCACGCCTACGAGGCGATCGCGGCAATCGCCATCGAGGAACTCAAGCTGGACACCTATCCGGTGCAGATGGAAATCATTTCCTCGCAACAGATGCTCGACGCTTATTCATCGGTCGGCATGCCGCTGATGTACCGTCATTGGTCGTTCGGCAAGCATTTCCTGTACCAGGATTTTCTCTACCGCAAGGGTGGACGGGGCCTGGCTTACGAACTGGTGATCAACTCCAATCCCTGCATCGTCTATCTGATGGAGGAAAACACCATGGCCTTGCAGGCCCTGGTGACGGCGCATGCCGCGCTCGGACACAATCATTTCTTCAAGAACAATCATCTGTTCCGGCAGTGGACCGACGCCGGGGGAATTCTGAGCTATCTGGAGTTCGCCAAGGGCTACATTGCCCGATGCGAGGAGCGGCACGGACTGTCGGCCGTGGAAAGCATTCTCGACTGCGCCCACGCGCTGATGGAACAAGGCGTATTCCGATACCACAGGCCGCCAAAGCTGTCGTCGGAGCGGCAGCGTGAAGGGCTGCGCGAGCGCCTGGAATATGAAGAACGCTCCTACAACGACTTGTGGCGCACGCTGCCTCCCTCGCAGGACAGCAGCAAGACCGAGAAGAAGGACGAAGGCTTGGCGGAGCGGAAGAAATCGCTCAACCTGCCCGAGGAAAATCTGCTCTATTTCCTCGAGAAGAACAGCCTTGTCCTCGAGCCCTGGCAGCGCGAGATCATCCGAATCGTGCGTATCGTCGCGCAGTATTTCTATCCGCAGCGGCAAACGCAGGTGATGAATGAAGGCTGCGCCACCTTCGTGCACTACACCCTCATGAACGCATTGTTTGACCACGGCCAGATCAGCGAGGGCGCCATGCTCGAGGTCCTGCGCAACCATTCCAATGTGATCTTCCAGCCGGCCTTCGACGACCCCCGGTTCTCCGGTATCAACCCATACGCGCTCGGCCTCGACATGATGCAGGACATACAGCGCATTTCGACCGCGCCGACGGCGGAGGACCGCGACTGGTTTCCCGACATCGCGGGCCGCGGTGACTGGCGCGATGTGCTCCTGGACGCCTGGGCCAACCACCGCGACGAATCCTTCATCCGCCAGCACCTCAGCCCAGCCCTGATACGGAAATGGCGGATGTTTGTCCTCGCCGATCAGGCCGACGACGCACATTACGAGGTGGCCTCGATCCACAATGAGCGCGGCTACCAAAAGATACGTGCCGCGCTGGCCCAGAGCTACGACATCGGCGCGAGCCGGCCGGATATCCAGGTGGTGGATGTCGACCTGCTCGGTAACCGGCATTTGCGGCTGCAGCACAAGGTGAAGGAGGGCGTACTGCTCGACAGTGGCAGCCGCGACGCGACCCTGCGCCATGTCCGAAGCCTCTGGGGCTATGAGGTCAGCCTCGCTTCGGTCGACGCCGAAACCGGTGCGACGCTCAGCGAACGGTCAAGCAACGACTTTTGA
- a CDS encoding YeaH/YhbH family protein, producing MPIFIDRRLNPKDKSLGNRQRFLRRAREELKRSIRDQIRAGRIADVDAEHVVPMPERGTGEPTFNDARDTGRRRHILPGNRQFSQGDLIPKPGQGGGMGGSSPGKTASEDDFRFVLSREEVLDLFFEDLELPDLVKLNLKEILAFKPRRAGFAATGSPTNINVGRTMRNSHGRRIALRRPKQAAVDAIMQELALLEAAPPDAQTRERVVALKEEIERLERRRRRIAFVDPVDIRFNRFDQRPVPNAKAVMFCLMDVSGSMGEREKDLAKRFFVLLHLFLKRRYERTEIVFIRHTHEAQEVDEETFFYCTQSGGTVVSTALEEMHRVIEQRYPASEWNIYAAQASDGDNFATDSERCIALLNGKLMRLCQYFAYVEIIDERESHIFGATENGTSLWRAYSAIESNWPNFQMSRIATAADIYPVFRQLFAKQPALRKSA from the coding sequence ATGCCGATCTTTATCGACCGCCGCCTGAATCCGAAGGACAAAAGCCTTGGCAACCGCCAGCGCTTTCTCAGGCGTGCCCGCGAGGAGCTCAAGCGCAGCATTCGCGACCAGATCCGCGCTGGGCGGATCGCCGACGTGGACGCGGAGCACGTCGTGCCGATGCCCGAAAGAGGCACTGGCGAGCCGACCTTCAACGACGCCAGGGACACCGGCCGGCGCCGGCACATCCTGCCGGGCAACAGGCAATTCTCCCAAGGCGACCTGATCCCCAAGCCCGGCCAGGGCGGAGGCATGGGCGGTTCGTCACCGGGAAAAACCGCGTCCGAGGACGACTTCCGGTTCGTGCTTTCGCGCGAGGAGGTGCTGGATCTCTTTTTCGAGGATCTCGAACTGCCCGACCTGGTCAAGCTCAACCTCAAGGAGATCCTTGCCTTCAAGCCGCGCCGGGCGGGTTTCGCCGCCACCGGTTCGCCAACCAATATCAATGTCGGCCGCACGATGCGCAACAGCCACGGCCGCCGCATTGCGCTCAGGCGCCCCAAGCAAGCGGCGGTCGACGCGATCATGCAGGAACTCGCCTTGCTGGAGGCGGCGCCGCCTGATGCTCAAACGCGCGAGCGCGTCGTGGCGCTCAAAGAAGAGATCGAGCGGCTGGAGCGCCGGCGCCGGCGGATTGCCTTCGTCGACCCGGTCGACATCCGGTTCAACCGCTTCGACCAGCGCCCGGTGCCGAATGCGAAAGCGGTCATGTTCTGCCTGATGGATGTGTCAGGCTCGATGGGCGAGCGCGAGAAGGACCTGGCCAAGCGCTTCTTCGTGCTGCTGCACCTGTTCCTGAAGCGACGTTATGAACGCACCGAAATCGTCTTCATCCGCCACACGCACGAGGCGCAGGAGGTGGATGAGGAAACCTTCTTCTACTGCACGCAAAGCGGTGGCACCGTCGTTTCCACCGCGCTCGAGGAGATGCATCGCGTCATCGAGCAGCGTTACCCCGCGAGCGAGTGGAACATCTACGCCGCCCAGGCCTCGGACGGCGACAATTTCGCCACCGATTCCGAGCGCTGCATCGCCCTGCTGAACGGCAAGCTCATGCGCCTGTGCCAGTATTTCGCCTATGTCGAGATCATCGACGAACGCGAGAGTCACATCTTCGGCGCGACTGAAAACGGGACGTCGCTCTGGCGAGCCTACAGCGCCATCGAATCGAACTGGCCGAACTTCCAGATGAGCCGCATAGCCACGGCCGCCGATATCTATCCTGTCTTTCGTCAGCTCTTCGCCAAACAGCCCGCGCTCCGGAAGAGCGCCTGA